The nucleotide sequence TCATACTTTAAACGAGGTGGAGGAAGGGGAGGAAGTTGGCCTCTTTGTTGAACCGGTTTTTCCACCCGAAGGAACCCCGATTCTCTACGGATTTAAAACCTTAGAGGAGAGGGAGATATTCAGGGAGCTCCTCAAAATACCGAAGGTTGGAAGCAAAATAGCACTATCAGTTCTGTCCACGTTCTCTCCTGAGGAGCTCTATGAGATTTTCAAAACAAGGGATGTAGAGCTCCTCTCATCAGTTCCGGGCCTTGGAAAGAAACTTTCTGCGAGGATTATCAATGAGCTCTCTGGAAAGTTTGAAGGAGAGGTTTCAATACCTGTTGAGGTCTACGAGGTTCTTCTCTCCTTAGGTTATAAGAAGGGAGAAATCTTGAGTTCACTTAAGGGCATAAATTTAAGGGGAATGAGAACTGAGGATGCAGTTAAGGAGGCACTTAAACACCTTTCAGGGAATAGAGGTTGATAGAGAGACCTAAGAGCTTTGAAGAGTTTTTAGGACAGGAGAGTGCAAAGAGGGTTTTAAAGGTTGCAGTTGAGTCTGCAAAGATAAGAGGAGAGCCCTTAGACCACGTTCTCTTCTACGGTCCTCCGGGAACGGGTAAAACCACCCTCTCTCACATAATTGCAAACGAGCTTAACGCCGAAATCAAGGTTGTCTCTGCTCCAACGATTGAGAGGAAGGGAGACCTTTTAGGTTTACTCACTACGCTGAACGAGGGGGACGTTCTCTTCATAGATGAGATTCACAGGCTAAACAGGGCAGTAGAGGAGACCCTCTACTCTGCAATGGAGGACTTTAAAGTTGACATCGTTACAGGGAGCAGAGCAACAGCAGTAACTATAGAGCTCCCTAAGTTTACACTTGTTGGGGCAACAACGAGGTTAAACTTACTAACCCCTCCCCTCCGTTCAAGGTTTGGGATAATCTGCAGACTGGAGCTCTACTCTAAGGAGGAGATGGAGGAAATTGCCCGCTCTGCTTCTAAGAAGTTGGGGATATCGTTCACTGGAGGAGCTCTCAAATTAGTTTCAGGTTGTGGAAGGGGAACACCGAGGATTCTCCTCCAGATTCTAAAGAGAATCAGGGACTACTCTGTGGTTCACGGCTGGAGGATTGTAGATGAGGATGGAGTTAGGAAGGTTTTAGAGGAATTAGGCATAGACGAATTGGGGCTTGACAGACTTGACAGAAAAATCCTTGAAACGATAGCTGAAAAGTTCAATGGAGGCCCAGTCGGAATAGGTACCCTCTCCTCCGTTTTGAACGAGGATACAGATACGATAGAAAACGTCCACGAACCCTACCTAATTGAGATGGGACTTATCGTGAGGACCCCAAGGGGAAGGAAAATAACGGAAAAGGGGCTGGAGGTCATAGGA is from Balnearium lithotrophicum and encodes:
- the ruvA gene encoding Holliday junction branch migration protein RuvA; amino-acid sequence: MFDFLRGVVFKKYLDSISLLTGGIGFKVHVPTHTLNEVEEGEEVGLFVEPVFPPEGTPILYGFKTLEEREIFRELLKIPKVGSKIALSVLSTFSPEELYEIFKTRDVELLSSVPGLGKKLSARIINELSGKFEGEVSIPVEVYEVLLSLGYKKGEILSSLKGINLRGMRTEDAVKEALKHLSGNRG
- the ruvB gene encoding Holliday junction branch migration DNA helicase RuvB → MIERPKSFEEFLGQESAKRVLKVAVESAKIRGEPLDHVLFYGPPGTGKTTLSHIIANELNAEIKVVSAPTIERKGDLLGLLTTLNEGDVLFIDEIHRLNRAVEETLYSAMEDFKVDIVTGSRATAVTIELPKFTLVGATTRLNLLTPPLRSRFGIICRLELYSKEEMEEIARSASKKLGISFTGGALKLVSGCGRGTPRILLQILKRIRDYSVVHGWRIVDEDGVRKVLEELGIDELGLDRLDRKILETIAEKFNGGPVGIGTLSSVLNEDTDTIENVHEPYLIEMGLIVRTPRGRKITEKGLEVIGKTYQPSLFRD